The DNA region ACATCGAGCAAATTCGTGAACGAGAGTTCCTTGCCTTGCAGCACGGCAGGAATATCGGCGTCGGTCAGATCGCCGGGCACGTACCACGCCCCGGGCTGATGCGGATTCTCTCCGTAGCGCAGCGTGCGCAGTTTGCGTATCGCCACGTACAGGCGCGACCCGAGGGTATCGCGCTTCGGCGTGCGCGTGTAGCCGCCGGCGGCGACCGCCACGGCTTCGAGCTCGTTGGCGATCGCGGTATCGTAGTCGGCGGTGTGGGCGAACGCCTTCTGCGCGAGTTCCAGACGAAGTTCGAGGCTGGCGCCTTCCGACGCGTCAAGCGCGTCCAGCACGCGGCTGTAGTCCGCCGGCGACACCACCACCAGCACATCGCGGAAGTTCTTCGCCGCACCGCGAATCATCGATGGCCCGCCGATATCGATATCCTCTATCAGGTGGTCGAACGGCGTCGAGGGGTTGGCCGCCGTCTCGCGGAACGGATAGAGATTGACGACCACCAAGTCGATCGGCTCGATGCCAAATCTCGCCAGGGCTTCCCGATCTCCCGCGTGCCCGCGTCGCGCCAGGATGCCACCATGGATGACGGGATGGAGCGTCTTGACCCGGCCGTCCATCATTTCCGGGGCCCCGGTCACCTCTGACACCTGGACCACCGGCACTCCGGCAGCGGCAAGCGCTTTGGCTGTCCCGCCGGTCGACACGATGGTGAATCCCCGGGCCGTAAGGCCCCGGGCAAACTCGACGACGCCAGACTTGTTCGACACGCTGATCAACGCTCGCATGGAATGACCTCGCGGCTTGGGGGTCCAAAGGGCCCCTCAAGATTAACCCAAGCCGACCCGGCGCGTGGGCCCGCCCGTACGCTTGACACCCCTTGAAAGCGGCCGGTATCATTCGCAAAAGGCGTTGTCGGGCCAACGCCGCAAGCCGCACGAGCGGTTCTTGTTTTACCCCACGTCCATGACGTTGGGGGTCGGTAAGACGTGCGGTGCGTACAGCGCCGCCAAGAGGCAAGGCAGGGCACGAATGCGCATCACAGGCAAGGTGAAGTGGTTCAACAACGCGAAGGGGTATGGATTCATCGAGCGTGAAGGCGGCAGCGACGTCTTCGTCCACTACTCCGCCATCCAGGGCAACGGGTTCCGCTCTCTCGAAGAAGGTATGGCCGTTGAGTTCGAAATTGTCGACGGCCCCAAGGGACCTCAGGCCGGTAACGTCACCAAGATTTAGTGCCGCTTCCCAGAGGATTGCCCGGGGCTGGCGTCGATGTCGTCCCGGGCGTTTTTTTTCAGAAGGCCCGCGTCCCCACCCACTCGGCGGGTCAATCCTGCTTCACGCCCTTCAGCCCGCGGGCGGTAAACGAGATCTTCCCGTCGCGCACGGCCACGCGAAACGCCACCTCTGGCGCGCCGCGTTGCTGGATGGACCTGACCTGATCGCGGATCAAGCCGGCGAACTTGTGGAACGGCACCTGCGGTTCGCCGAGTTCACGTCGGACCTCGGTCAGCCGATCGTAGAGTTCGCGCAATTTGTCCAATTCCTTCATCGGCTCGGCAAACAGCGCCACATGCACGATGCGGTCGTCGGACGGCCGGGACGTGTCGGTATCCCTGCGCCGGGGCAAGGCGAACGGCCCGGGGCGTCCTTCTTCGCGAGCTCTGAGACCCCGGTCCCAGAGATCCACGAACGTGGCATAGCGGGCCTGAATCGTCTGGAAGCGGAAGCGCTCCGCATAGACGCCTTCGGTCTGGACCGTCCGTTCGAGGCGCTTGATCACGCTCTGCACGCTCGAACGCGTCTCCCAGGGCGGACGCGGAAGCTGGCCGGCGAAGAACATGTTGTACTCGGACTCGAGCTTGCGCAGCTCAGCCTCGAGCAGCCCGAATTCGACATCGAGCGGTGAAGTTTGCACTAACGTGGAAGCAGATACCAGAGCAGTGGCAGCCACAGCTCGCGGGCATACGGCACCGGGCGGTCGTCCACGAGCACGTCACTGACCGTGTTGGGGCCAACCAGTTCCCACAGCCGATGCATCGTGACAACCTGGTCTGGTCTGAAGCGTGCCCGATGGCGGAGGCGCGCGCCGGCTCCAGTCTCGAAATAGTCGCTGCTGGCGCGGGCCAACTCAACGGCTTGTTCATATTCCGGCGCGTCAAACGGCGCGAACACGACGGTGTAGGAGAATGGCCGGCGAGGGGGATTCTCCATCAGCGCGTCCTGGAGATCCGCGTCGAGGCGCGCCAACTCCTCGTCTGATGGTTCCTCGGCCAGCTGCGCGTACGGCCAGAATCTGTCGCCAGGGCGGAACCGAGGGGTCTCGCCGGCGACGATCTCCCCTTCCTGGGGTTGACGATCTGGATGCTCCGGTCGGTCGGCCATCGATGATCCCGTCAGCAGGAGGCGCGGCTGCGGCTCACTGAATTGCATGGTGATGGTATCCTGACTGCGCGAGTGGGAGCAATGCCCGACTACCGAGTGATTCCATCCATCGAACAGCTCCGCCAGCGGCCGGGAGTGCAGGCGCTCGTCCGGCAATTCGGTCACAGCGCCGTGGTGGAAGCCCTTCGGGCCGAAACCGACGCGCTCAGGCAGCGAATGGGCACCAACCCGCCGGGCCGGGGTGCCGCGCCAACCACGCCGGCGGCTGCGGCCGAGGCGATCGAAGCCGGACTCGGCGCGCGTCTGCGCCTCCTGTTCCAGCCCTCGCTTTGTCGGGTCATCAACGCGACGGGCGTCATCGTACACACGAACCTGGGGCGTGCACCTCTCTCGCCGGCTGCGTTGGCCGTCGTGGCTGACGCCGGCCAGCGGTACGTGACGCTGGAGTACGACGTGGTGCGAGGCGAACGCGGACACCGCGATCAACACGCCGAGCAACTGCTCTGCCGATTGACCGGCGCCGAGTCGGCCGTCGTGGTCAACAACTGCGCCGCCGCCACTCTGCTGATGCTGGCCGCGCTCGCGTCGGGCCGCGAGGTCATCGTGTCGCGGGGCGAACTGGTGGAGATCGGCGGCGGCTTCCGCGTGCCGGAGGTGATGGCGCAATCGGGCGCCCTCCTGCGGGAGGTCGGCACGACCAACCGCACCCGGGCGTCGGATTACGCGGCAGCCATCTCCGACCGCACCGCGCTCATCCTGCGCGTGCATCGATCGAACTTCACGATCGAGGGGTTCACCGAGCAGCCGTCACTCGAGCAACTGGTCGCCATCGGCCGCGAGCGCGGCGTCACGGTCGCCGAGGATCTGGGTAGCGGCAATATCCTGGGCGGGTTGGCCGCGGCGACAGACCTGGGCGGCCTGCGGCTCGACGACGTGCCAGGCCTGGAGGCGCTCGTTCGGGGCGAGCCGACTGTGCAGGCCAGCATCTCGGCGGGCATCGGCGTGCTGTGCTTCAGCGGCGACAAGCTCCTTGGCGGCCCTCAGGCCGGGATCATTGTCGGCCGCCGGGATCTTGTGCAGCTCGTCCGGAGACATCCGTTGATGCGGGCACTGCGTGTCGACAAGCTGACCTACGCCGCGCTGGCCGGCACGTTGACCGAGTACGCCGCCGGCCGCGCACGTGAAAGTATTCCCGTCGTCGTCATGCTGACCAGGACGCCCGCGGAGATTGAGAGCCGCGCCCGGCGACTGGCCGACGCGCTCCGAGTGTCAGGCAACTACGACACCGAGATCATTGACGGGCGATCGACTGTGGGCGGTGGGACCACGCCAGGACTGACGCTTCCGACGC from Acidobacteriota bacterium includes:
- a CDS encoding cold shock domain-containing protein; its protein translation is MRITGKVKWFNNAKGYGFIEREGGSDVFVHYSAIQGNGFRSLEEGMAVEFEIVDGPKGPQAGNVTKI
- the selA gene encoding L-seryl-tRNA(Sec) selenium transferase, giving the protein MPDYRVIPSIEQLRQRPGVQALVRQFGHSAVVEALRAETDALRQRMGTNPPGRGAAPTTPAAAAEAIEAGLGARLRLLFQPSLCRVINATGVIVHTNLGRAPLSPAALAVVADAGQRYVTLEYDVVRGERGHRDQHAEQLLCRLTGAESAVVVNNCAAATLLMLAALASGREVIVSRGELVEIGGGFRVPEVMAQSGALLREVGTTNRTRASDYAAAISDRTALILRVHRSNFTIEGFTEQPSLEQLVAIGRERGVTVAEDLGSGNILGGLAAATDLGGLRLDDVPGLEALVRGEPTVQASISAGIGVLCFSGDKLLGGPQAGIIVGRRDLVQLVRRHPLMRALRVDKLTYAALAGTLTEYAAGRARESIPVVVMLTRTPAEIESRARRLADALRVSGNYDTEIIDGRSTVGGGTTPGLTLPTRLLALTHRSLSPDSLESALRQLDPPIIGRIDNERVVLDLRTVFDDEDDAIVAGLLTT